From Erigeron canadensis isolate Cc75 chromosome 8, C_canadensis_v1, whole genome shotgun sequence, one genomic window encodes:
- the LOC122579899 gene encoding chaperone protein DnaJ translates to MAVVHGTLFRSLCGLHHQYRNISTSSSAVCEFLINHHITSNNNNNKYMSTKSGESPVEPPPPELSGKNAYDLLGVSDTCSFAEIKASFRKLAKQTHPDLSQSPLNSHRFLQILAAYQILSDTEKRAHYDRYLFTQKVVVQQRSRQGSSMYTYESYETTEKQMEVVDWLKWYRYAINDIVSERRMVDGTSYFEVLENDFYSAIHAAYYGPVIQSMDFLPDCFEADVRSVPGTPEILHLVSGRDLFGKVCIAKKFLELSHACNKQLPSPQSLSLEVSYTDHDSGTHTCDAYKDLELHVAGKIVAVANRVRAKGDTTSVSNEECEDRIDVYLNLHEDDIFSGSESNKNPEEDVVASKVFLGTIIGLGTSGDEGSCMVHDSCGVKTHVVMIHRTLLVKHMHWYQLGDKASLCECRCTRARLPPSKYWLFEPRSGLHDIGGWYIETYGRDNKGKNVPSQRYWDGVDVTNPSERRVHPAVYLLALAYRTLDIEDAKRKKHKIRDLVGGTLAEAYNWCKKLV, encoded by the exons ATGGCGGTGGTCCACGGCACACTATTCCGTAGCCTATGCGGTCTTCACCACCAATATCGAAACATTTCTACCTCCTCCTCCGCCGTCTGTGAATTCCTAATTAATCATCATAttactagtaataataataataataaatatatgagCACGAAGAGCGGCGAGTCACCAGTGGAACCACCACCGCCGGAATTATCGGGCAAAAATGCATACGACCTTCTCGGAGTTTCTGATACTTGTTCTTTTGCTGAAATTAAAGCCTCTTTTCGGAAACTGGCAAAACAAACGCATCCTGATCTTTCTCAATCTCCACTTAATTCTCATCGATTTCTTCAAATTCTCGCCGCTTATCAG ATATTGTCAGATACTGAAAAGAGAGCTCACTACGACAGGTACCTATTTACGCAAAAGGTAGTTGTCCAACAACGCTCGAGACAAGGTTCGTCAATGTACACATATGAATCCTATGAAACAACGGAGAAGCAGATGGAAGTTGTTGACTGGTTAAAATGGTATAGATATGCCATAAATGATATAGTATCAGAGAGAAGGATGGTGGATGGAACTAGCTACTTTGAAGTACTTGAAAATGATTTTTACTCCGCCATACATGCAGCTTATTATGGTCCTGTGATTCAGTCAATGGATTTCCTTCCTGATTGTTTTGAAGCTGATGTAAGGTCTGTTCCTGGAACTCCTGAGATCCTGCATTTGGTTTCTGGACGTGACCTTTTTGGGAAGGTATGCATAGCTAAAAAGTTTCTTGAATTATCTCATGCTTGCAATAAGCAACTCCCGTCACCCCAAAGCTTGAGTTTGGAGGTGAGTTACACGGATCATGATTCAGGTACTCACACTTGTGATGCATACAAAGATCTGGAGTTGCATGTAGCAGGAAAAATTGTTGCTGTTGCAAACAGGGTCCGAGCAAAGGGTGACACCACTAGCGTGTCAAATGAAGAATGTGAAGATCGTATTGATGTTTATCTCAATCTACATGAAGACGATATATTTTCAGGCAGCGAGTCCAATAAAAATCCTGAAGAAGATGTGGTTGCATCTAAGGTGTTTCTGGGAACCATAATTGGATTAGGGACCAGTGGGGACGAAGGGTCTTGCATGGTGCATGATAGTTGTGGTGTAAAGACTCATGTGGTTATGATTCATCGGACACTACTG GTGAAACATATGCACTGGTATCAGTTGGGAGACAAGGCTTCTCTTTGTGAATGTAGATGCACTAGAGCTCGGTTACCACCAAGCAA GTACTGGTTATTTGAGCCTCGCTCTGGCTTGCATGATATCGGTGGGTGGTATATTGAGACATATGGAAGGGATAATAAAGGGAAAAATGTACCATCTCAGAGATATTGGGATGGGGTTGACGTTACAAATCCTTCTGAAAG GAGGGTTCATCCAGCCGTTTACTTGCTAGCTCTTGCCTATCGTACTCTAGATATAGAAGATGCCAAGAGAAAAAAGCATAAGATTAGAGATTTAGTTGGAGGAACATTGGCAGAAGCTTACAATTGGTGCAAAAAACTGGTGTAG